One Aquila chrysaetos chrysaetos chromosome 22, bAquChr1.4, whole genome shotgun sequence genomic window carries:
- the LOC115334128 gene encoding C-terminal-binding protein 2 — MDRHKVKRQRLDRICEGIRPPIVNGPMPARPLVALLDGRDCTVEMPILKDVATVAFCDAQSTQEIHEKVLNEAVGALMYHTITLSRQDLEKFKALRVIVRIGSGYDNVDIKSAAELGIAVCNIPSSSVEETADSTLCHILNLYRRVTWLHQAMREGNRASSVEQIREVAGGAVRIRGETLGIIGLGRVGQAVALRAKSFGFNVIFYDPYLPDGVERSLGLQRVGTLQDLLMHSDCITLHCSLNEHNHHLINDFTIKQMRQGCFLVNTARGGLVDEKALAQALKEGRIRGTALDVHESEPFSFAQGPLKDAPNVICTPHTAWYSEQASIESREDAAKEIRRAITGHIPDALRNCVNKEYLLLAAQWSSIDPATVHPELNGAAAYRFPPGVVGVPAPGLPEPPVVEGIVAHGIPPVSHSAPRTPSPGETSKLDADREIPADQ; from the exons GCATACGGCCTCCTATTGTGAACGGGCCAATGCCAGCACGGCCACTAGTTGCACTCCTGGATGGACGAGATTGCACTGTGGAGATGCCCATCTTGAAGGATGTTGCCACAGTGGCATTTTGTGACGCTCAGTCAACTCAGGAAATCCACGAAAAG GTGCTGAATGAGGCAGTAGGAGCTCTGATGTATCACACCATTACCCTTTCTCGCCAGGATCTGGAGAAATTCAAAGCCCTCAGGGTCATTGTGCGTATTGGCAGTGGCTATGACAATGTTGACATCAAATCCGCTGCAGAATTAG GCATTGCCGTTTGCAACATCCCTTCCTCCTCAGTAGAGGAGACTGCTGACTCCACCCTCTGCCACATCTTGAACCTCTATCGCCGTGTTACTTGGCTACATCAGGCTATGCGTGAAGGGAATCGAGCCTCGAGTGTAGAACAGATTCGAGAGGTGGCTGGAGGCGCTGTGCGTATCCGTGGGGAGACTTTGGGCATCATTGGACTAG GCCGAGTTGGACAGGCAGTGGCTCTGCGAGCCAAGTCCTTTGGCTTCAACGTGATTTTCTATGATCCCTATCTGCCGGATGGAGTGGAGCGATCCTTGGGTTTACAACGAGTAGGAACCCTGCAGGATCTACTAATGCACAGCGATTGCATCACATTGCACTGCAGCCTGAATGAACATAACCATCACCTCATCAATGACTTCACTATTAAACAG atgCGCCAGGGCTGCTTCTTAGTGAACACAGCCCGGGGAGGGCTGGTAGATGAGAAAGCCTTAGCGCAAGCCTTGAAAGAGGGGAGAATCAGAGGAACAGCATTGGACGTGCATGAGTCTGAGCCTTTCAG TTTTGCTCAGGGGCCCTTAAAAGATGCACCCAATGTGATCTGCACCCCTCACACTGCCTGGTACAGTGAGCAGGCTTCCATTGAATCCAGAGAAGATGCAGCTAAAGAGATCCGCAGAGCTATTACAG GTCACATACCTGATGCTTTGAGGAACTGTGTTAATAAGGAGTACTTGCTGTTAGCAGCTCAGTGGTCCAGTATTGATCCTGCAACTGTCCACCCAGAACTCAATGGAGCTGCAGCTTACAG GTTTCCTCCGGGAGTAGTGGGAGTACCCGCCCCTGGGCTACCAGAACCACCAGTAGTGGAAGGGATTGTAGCTCATGGGATCCCtcctgtttctcactctgcacCGCGTACCCCTTCCCCAGGAGAGACGAGCAAACTGGATGCAGACAGAGAGATACCTGCTGACCAATAG